The following is a genomic window from Deinococcus aerolatus.
CAGCCCAATGGCCTTTCTCTCAAATCCCAGTTTGGTGATGTGCTTTCCGTTCATGGTCTTTCCTTCGTGCTTCAGAGGCTCCCGCGCCTCTGGAATAGATCCCGGTGGGGGGCGTCATCGCTGCGCCGTTTGTCTTCTGCCTCCAGGTTCCGGTCTGCTGGCATGTCCACCTCCCCTTTAGGCGTTTCAGTGTGCCGCACCTTGCGGCGCGGCGGCATCCGCACAATGGCGGGGTGCTGGCCTGGCGTGGCCCATCACAGACGCGTCATTCTCCGCTCCTATACTCGGTCTCATGAAGCGACTTGCCCTCCTGCCCCTGACGTTGCTGCTGGCCACCAGTGTCCAGACCAGCCAGGCCCAGACCCCGGCCACGCAGACCCCATCCACGCAGACCCCGGCGCGAACGGTCAACATCGGCCTGGGCTACAACCCGGACGTGCAGTTCACGCCGTTTTACGTGGCCGACAGGCTGGGCTACTTCGCCGCCGAGGGCCTGAAGGTCAACTACCAGCACGGCTACGTCAACCAGCTGCTGCCCCTGCTGCTGCAGGGCAAGCTGGACTTCGTGGTGGGCGATCCGGAGGACGCCATCTTTGCCCGAAACCAGGGCGCGGACCTGAAGTACATCATGACCATGTACCAGAAGAACCCGGTCACGGTGTTCAGCCTGAAACCGCTGGACGGCGTCGCCAGCCTCAAGGGCAAGACGGTGGGCATCCCCGGCCCCTACGGCAGCAGCTACCACGCCATCCAGGCCCTGCTGGACAGCGCCGGCCTGACCGAGGGCCGGGACATCAAGCTCGCCACCATCGGTTTTACCCAGCAGGACGCGGTGCGGGCCGGTCGGGTGGACGCTGCCGTGGGCTACATCAACAACGACGTGGTGCTGCTGGGTCAGTCGGTGGGCAAGAAGGTCTACACCCTCGACATCTCCGCCGCGTACCCGATGGTGGGCGTGGGCCTGATTGCCTCCGGCAAGTCACTGACGGGTGATCTGGCGGCGAAGGTGGTGCGGGCCAGCCAGCGCGGCCTGAAGTTCACGGTGGCGGACCCGGCCCGCGCCTTCAAGCTGGCCCAGCCGGTGTTCGGCAAGGCCGGAACGCTGGAAATTCTGAAAGCCAGCACGCCGCTGATGACCAGCGCCTACACCCAGCAGAGCGGCATCGGCGCCAGCAACCCAGGCGCATGGACCAAGGCGGTGGCGGCCCTGGTCAAGCAGGGCCAGCTACCCGCCGGGGCCAGGGCAACGGACTACTACACCAACCAGTTCATTAGCAAGACGCTGAAGTAGAGCAGCAAAAGGGAAAGAGGCCGGAATGCATAGCGCTTCCGGCCTCTTTCCATTGACGGGCGGTCAGTCCGCCGCGTCCGCCTGCGAGTACTGGAGGCGGTGCAGGCGGGCGTAGTAGCCTCCGTGCGCCAGCAGTTCGCTGTGGCTGCCCTGCTCCACCACGCGGCCCTTGCGCATCACCACGATGCGGTCACAGTGCTCGATGGTGCTGAGGCGGTGGGCGATGATGACGCTGGTGCGCCCCTGCATGACCCGGACCAGCGCCTGCTGAATACGCAGTTCGGTCTCGGTGTCCACGTTGGCGGTGGCCTCGTCCAGCACCAGCAGGATGTCCGGGTTCTGGATCAGGGCGCGGGCGAAGGCCAGCAGCTGCTTTTGCCCGGTGCTCAGGGTGGCGCCGCGCTCGCGCACCTCGGTCTGATAGCCGCCCTCCAGCGTCAGGATGTAATCGTGGACGCCCACGTACTTGCAGGCCTCGATCACGCGCTCGTGGGGGATCTCGGCGTTGTTCAGGGTCAGGTTGCTCTCGATGGTACCGGCAAACAGGAACACGTCCTGAAGCACCACGCCCACGTGCTTGCGCAGGTCGTGCTGGGCCAGGTCGCGCACGTTGATGCCGTCCACCTTGACGGCGCCGCGCTGCACGTCGTAGAAGCGGCTGACCAGGGCTGTCACGCTGGTCTTGCCCGCGCCCGTCGCGCCGACAAGCGCCACGCTCTCGCCCGGCTGGATGTGCAGGTCGATGCCGCGTAGAATCCAGCGGTCGTCGCTGTCAGGCGTCTCGGCGGTCACGGTCTGATCATAGGCAAACCAGACCCCCTCAAAGTCCACCCGGCCCTCGAAATTGGGCAGAGTCCGGGCATCCGGCTTGTCGGCGATCTCCTCCTCTGTGTCCAGCACGCCGAAGATGCGCTCGGAAGACGCCATCGCCGCCTGCAGGTTGTTGAACACGTCGGCCAGATCCTGAATCGGCTGGAACAGTTGCTGCGACAGCTGGATAAAGGCGAACAGCGTTCCCACCGTGATGGCCCCGGCAATGGCCCCGGTCTGCAAGGCCCCGGTAGCGTCGACGCCCACGCCGAGAATCTGGCGCGAGGCGAAGTACAGGATCAGGGCCACCGCCACCTGTCCCAGCACCGCCACGGTGGGCATGAACAGCGAGAACCAGTGCACGCTGTTCTCGTTGGCGCTCAGCAGGGCGCGGTTGCTGTGCTCGAAGTCCAGGGCGCTGCGGCGCTCGCGCCCGAACAGCTGTACGGTCAGCATGCCGGTGATGTTCTCGTTGAGCTTGCTGTTCACGATGGCCTGCTGCGTGCGGGTGTTACGGAAGGCGTCGCGCAGGCGGGTGCGGAAGAAGTTGGTGGCGAAGTACAGCACCGGCAGCACGGAAAAGCTGATCAGCGCCAGCCGCCAGTTCACGGACAGCATGATCACCACGTACACCACGATGATGAAGCTGCTCTGGATCAGGCTGACCAGGCCGCCGGTGATGAACTGGTTGATGGCGTCCACGTCGCTGGTCACGCGGGTGATCAGGCGGCCCACCGGATTCTGATCGAAGAAGGCCAGATGCAGCCGCTGCAACTTGCTGAACACGTCGGCGCGGATGTCGCGCAGCACGTTCTGCCCCAGATAGCCGATGGTGAGGGCGAAGGCGTACTGCAGCAGAAATTCCAGCACCTTGAGGCCCGCGTACAGCAGCGCCGTCATGGTCAGCCCGCGCAGCACCGTGTCCAGGGCGCCGCCGCGCTGCACCGCCAGTGGGGTCAGGTAGGTGTCGATGGCGTGGCGCTGGATCAGCGCGAAGGTGGGCGCAGCCAGCGAGATCAGCAGCGCCAGCAGCACCCCGCCGACCACCAGTTTCAGGTAGGGCTGGACGTAGTGCAGGATGCGGCGGGTCAGCTGAGAGTCGAATTCCTTCTTGTAGCTGTCGTCGGGGGCGGTCACTTCAGCACCTCCTGACGGGCCGGTGGTTGCTGGGCCGGTGTCTGCTGGGTCTGGGGTTGTGGAGTCGGGGGCTGGCCGGGCTCCTGCCCATTGCGAATGGCTTCCCGGCGCGCGGCCAGCCGGTCTGCGGCCACTTCGGGATCAAGGGTGGCGTTGTCGTCCTCGTCCAGATCGCTGGCCAGACGCTGCAGGCGTTCCAGTTCGGCGTAGTGGCCGTCCAGGGCCAGCAGCTCGTCGTGGCTGCCCTGCTCGGTCACGCGGCCCTCTTCCAGCACCACAATCCTGTCGGCGTGGCGCAGGGTGCTGACGCGGTGGGCGATCAGGATGACGGTGCGGCCCGCACTGACCTCACGCAACCCGTCCAGGATCTTGCGCTCGGTCTCGGTGTCCACCGCCGAGAG
Proteins encoded in this region:
- a CDS encoding ABC transporter substrate-binding protein, whose product is MKRLALLPLTLLLATSVQTSQAQTPATQTPSTQTPARTVNIGLGYNPDVQFTPFYVADRLGYFAAEGLKVNYQHGYVNQLLPLLLQGKLDFVVGDPEDAIFARNQGADLKYIMTMYQKNPVTVFSLKPLDGVASLKGKTVGIPGPYGSSYHAIQALLDSAGLTEGRDIKLATIGFTQQDAVRAGRVDAAVGYINNDVVLLGQSVGKKVYTLDISAAYPMVGVGLIASGKSLTGDLAAKVVRASQRGLKFTVADPARAFKLAQPVFGKAGTLEILKASTPLMTSAYTQQSGIGASNPGAWTKAVAALVKQGQLPAGARATDYYTNQFISKTLK
- a CDS encoding ABC transporter ATP-binding protein; the protein is MTAPDDSYKKEFDSQLTRRILHYVQPYLKLVVGGVLLALLISLAAPTFALIQRHAIDTYLTPLAVQRGGALDTVLRGLTMTALLYAGLKVLEFLLQYAFALTIGYLGQNVLRDIRADVFSKLQRLHLAFFDQNPVGRLITRVTSDVDAINQFITGGLVSLIQSSFIIVVYVVIMLSVNWRLALISFSVLPVLYFATNFFRTRLRDAFRNTRTQQAIVNSKLNENITGMLTVQLFGRERRSALDFEHSNRALLSANENSVHWFSLFMPTVAVLGQVAVALILYFASRQILGVGVDATGALQTGAIAGAITVGTLFAFIQLSQQLFQPIQDLADVFNNLQAAMASSERIFGVLDTEEEIADKPDARTLPNFEGRVDFEGVWFAYDQTVTAETPDSDDRWILRGIDLHIQPGESVALVGATGAGKTSVTALVSRFYDVQRGAVKVDGINVRDLAQHDLRKHVGVVLQDVFLFAGTIESNLTLNNAEIPHERVIEACKYVGVHDYILTLEGGYQTEVRERGATLSTGQKQLLAFARALIQNPDILLVLDEATANVDTETELRIQQALVRVMQGRTSVIIAHRLSTIEHCDRIVVMRKGRVVEQGSHSELLAHGGYYARLHRLQYSQADAAD